The nucleotide window CCCTTTCCCTCTAGCAACCACCTAACCCCGACGATGTTAGAAGTGTCGCTATTTTTTAAATTTGCCTGTATCAAATTTTAAATCACGACGTTTAAAGATTGCTCCGTATTGACTAGCTAAATACGAAGTATCGTGAGATGAATTTAAATTGTTGTGACGCCATTTTTAAACTGAGCGTACATATAGTACGTTAGTATTAAAAATGGCTAGCTCATTTACTCAATGGGTGCTAGCCACAAAGTGGCGAAGCGAAGCTTTTTTAGAAAATACGCTCACCAGATGAGCTAGTTTGAAAAAGCGAAGTCAAGCCAAAGCGAAACAAGCTGGCTTTAAGACAAAATAAAGCAAAATCAAAAATTTTACTCCAAACTAAGCTCTTTCATATGCTCGCAAACAGCGTCCAGTCCCCTATTACACGCCACTCTATAGATATTATACGCCTTTTTCAAGTCCTTATCTACACCAAGCCCCATCTCATACATCGCGCCAATATTCGCACAGGCTCTTATATTTCCGGCATCACAAGACGATTTATAAGCTTCAAGTGCAAGAGCGTAATCTCGCCCCACAAACTCTCCCTTGCGATAAGCATTTGCAAGTAAATAGCAAGACTCAGCCCCGCCACGATTGCAGCTAGCACGGTATATCTCTATGGCTCTTTTTGGTGAGTTTGCCACACCCTGTCCTCTCTCATAAAGTTGCCCTAACCTAGCGCAGCCACTCTCCTCGCCTGCCTCACAAGCACGTTTAAAAAGCCCTACCGCATAGCTAGTCTTGCCAGCTTTTAAATACTCATCAGCTGCACCCACGCAAGCCCTATTATCACCAGTCTCGCAGCCATTTAAAAGCTGCATTAAATTTACGCTCTCATCTTTTGGCTTATCTTTGGTCGGGGTAGCGGTACCGATTTTGTTGTCATTAGTAATTTCGCTTTCATCAATAGGCTTTTTACTAGGCTTATCTGGCTTTGTGGGCTGATCTACACGTGGCAAAGCCCCTGAGTTGTCTTTACCGCTTGGAAAGCTAATAGCACACCCCGCTAAGACAAGCACAAAGGCGAGCGAGGATAATTTAGTTAAATTTATTAAAAAGTTCATTTAGCGCCTCGCTTATACTTGGATGTGTAAATATCTGCGCTTTCATAAAATCAGCACTAGCCTTAAAGCCCATGGCAACAGCTAGTGTGTTTATGACCTCATGAGCCTGAACTGCGTGAAAGCTAGCTCCCAGTATCTCGTGTGTACTAGCGTCTACGACCGCCTTTAAAAGCCCTGTATCATGCCCTAGGATTTTTGCACCTGGTACTGCCGCCATAGGTAGGCTTATCTCGGTTGGGTTATACCCTGCTTTAATGGCTGCTTCCTTGCTTAGCCCCACCTTTGCCAAAGGCGTATCCATAAACACCACACTAGCATGCACACTCCTGTTTTTTGTGCTGCGTTTTTTACTGCCGTAAAGATGATCAAAAACTATGCGATAATCATCAAGCGAAATGTAGGTAAATAGCTCGCCGCCCTTTACATCGCCCACGGCGTAGATATTTGGCTCGCTAGTTTGCAAAAACTCATTTACTATTATATTGCCAGCATCATCGGTGGCGATTGAGGCGTTAAACAGATCCAGCTCCTCGGTGTTTGCCTGTCTACCAGTGGCGAGCAAAAAAGCGTCCGCTTGCAGACTAAAGCTCTCTTGAGTACGTGTAAATTTCACGTTATCACCGCCTATGCTCTCTATCTGGACGCCTTCATATATGATTATGCCTTGGGCTTTAAGAGCTGCAATAACGCTCTCTCTAATATCAGCGTCCTCGTTTTTAAGCAGATTTGAGCGCGATAAAATAGTAACTTTTGAGCCAAAATTTGAATAAATTGACGCCATTTCAAGCCCAATATACCCCCCGCCAACGACCACAAGCCGCTCTGGTAGCTCGCTTAAGCTTAGAATTTGTTCGCTCGTGTAGGCTATGGTCGAGTTTATTTCAAATTTAGGCTTTGCGTCCTTTGAGCCACTATTTATGATGATATTTGGCGCACTTAAAAGCTCCTCTGTACCATCACCTAGCTTTACCTTTACGCTCTCTTTATCCTCAAAGCTAGCTACGCCGTTTATTACCTCAACGCCATTTAAATCATTCAGCATGGCATAGTTTTTTGCACGTAGAGCCGATATTAGCGCATCTTTAGCCTGCATAGCAGAGCTAAAATACGCCCTTTTATCACTATGAGCTTTTGCCGCTTCAGATAGCGTTAAAAGCTTTTTACTAGGAATGCAGCCCACATTTATACACGTCCCACCATACATACTTGCGCTTTTTTCCACCAGCGCCACTTTCTTGCCCATGCTAGCAGCCTTTGCCGCTAGGGTCTTACCCGCCTTTCCAAAACCTATTACAATAAGATCAAATTTTCTCATTCAGTTCTCCCTATTATATAATATGTACTTTCGTTTATTAGTCTTAGTCCGAGCTTATTTTTACTAGCCCATGCTACCGCGACATCTGCTGCCTCGTCGCCAGTCTCGCCGCTTGGTAGCTTTATTTTTAATCTAGGCTCGCTGCCACTAAGTGCGACGTACGCGCCCAGAGGCTTTAGGTGGTCATTAAGTGCTACCACGCTATCCACGCTAAGTCCGTTTGTAGCGTTAAAAACCTGCTTTAAAAGCTCTTTTGTATTCTCATCATCGTTATACCCAAGCTGGGTCAAAAGTCCGTCAAAATTCATTTTTACTCTCCTCTTGTGCCTGATTTTTGGCTGATTAGCACGGCTTCGATTATCTTTTTTATATCGCCATCAAGTATGGCGTCTGTTTGGCTATACGCTGCCCCACTGCGGTTATCCTTTACCTGCTGGTATGGAAAAAGCACATAGCTTCGTATCTGGTGCCCCCAGCCTATCTCGCTCTTTTCGCCTGCGTTTGCAGCGTCGTTTTGCTTTTCAAGCTCTAGCTCATAAAGCCTTGATTTTAGCATTTTCATCGCCGTGGCGCGGTTTTTGTGCTGGCTGCGGTCGTTTTGGCACTGCACGACTATGCCTGTGGGGATGTGCGTTATACGAATGGCAGATTCAGTTTTATTTACGTGCTGTCCGCCAGCGCCACTAGCCCTGTAGGTATCTACTCTGATGTCCTTTTCTTCGATGTCGATTTTTATATCATCATCAATCTCAGGGCTTACCATCACTGAACAAAAGCTCGTATGCCGCCTGCCAGCACTATCAAAGGGGCTAGTGCGCACTAGGCGGTGAATGCCGTTTTCAGCCTTAAAATAGCCATAGGCATTCTCCCCACGCACGATAAAGCTCACGTCCTTTAGCCCTGCCTCGTCGCCTTCTTGAAAGTCAAGTGTTTCGACCTTATAGCCCTCTCGCTCGCAAAATCGCAGATACATACGATATACCATACTTGCCCAGTCATTGCTCTCCGTCCCGCCAGCTCCAGGATGGATGGAAACTATGGCGTTTTTAGCGTCATCATCGCCGCTAAGCAGCATCGACACCTCAAGCGCTGTAATATGCTCGTTTAAATTTTCAGCATCGCCAAAAAGGGCGTTTATCGTTTCTTCATCGCTCTCGCTGCTAGCTAGCTCATATAGCTCTCGTGCGTCATTTAAGGCGGTGCTAGCTTCGTTAAATTTAGCCAGCAGTGAGCCTAGCTTGCTCTTTTGCTTGCCTACACTTGAGGCCTGCGCAGGATCTGCCCAAAAGGCTGGGTCTTGCTCCAGGGCTTCGATCTCTTTTAACTTTTGTTCTATCTCGCTTGGCCTTATGACTTTGGCGATATTATCTACCTTTGTGCTTAAGGTCTTTAAAAGCTCGGTGTACTCGTAACTATCCAAATATTTCTCCATTTTTTGCATTTTGTGGGTAATTGTAGCTAAAAAATGTTAAATTTGATTTTATGATTTAGGTAATTAATCCAAAAGACTTAGCCTAAAATAAAACTTTTATGATAAAATAAGCCCTTTAAATTCAATCCAAAAGAAAGCAAAATGCAAATAATCAAAACCACAGATGAGTTAATCAAATTTAAAAGCACACTATCTGGTAGCGTGGGCTTTGTGCCGACTATGGGCGCACTGCACGCTGGACACGCTAGCCTAATAAGCCGCAGCGTAAGCGAAAATGCACACACCATAGTAAGCGTGTTTGTAAATCCCACGCAGTTTTTAGCTGGCGAGGATCTGGATAAATACCCACGCAGCCAAGACGCTGACGCAAAGCTATGCGAAAGCCTGGGGGCAAGCGCTGTTTTTATGCCTAGCGTGGATGAAATATACGGCAAAAATGAGCCCACTATGATCGCCCCAAAAGCCCTAGCTAGCAAGCTTGAAGGGGCGATCCGCCCAGGGCATTTTGACGGCGTTTTATGCGTGCTAAATAAGCTTTTTAATCTCGTTAGCCCAACGCGCGCCTACTTTGGCAAAAAGGACGCCCAACAGCTTTTAATCGTGCAAAACTTCGTAAAAGCTAGCTTTTTAAGCCTAAAAATCGTGCCTTGCGATATAGTGCGTGATAGCAGCGGCCTAGCCCTATCAAGCCGAAACGCCTATTTAAGCGACGCCGAAAAAGCCAAGGCCACCGCCCTATCTCGCTCGCTAAAAGCAGCCCGTAAAGCGATAGAAAACGGCGAGCAAAAGGCAAGCGTGATAAAAGAGCTAATCGCTAGCGAGCTAGCCCCAATAAGTGCCGAATACATCGCTATTACGGATACAAATTTAAACGAGCTTGACGCCATAAAACCAGGCGACACGCTCATACTCCTAGCCGCAAAAGTGGGCGGAGTGAGACTGATTGACAATGAGTGGGTGTAAGATGAAGCTACATTTAATATCTCTTGGGTGTAATAAAAATTTAGTCGATAGCGAGATAATGCTAGGACGCCTGCAGCACTACACGCTAACAGACGAGCCAAGCGAAGCGGACGTCATCATCGTAAATACCTGCGGCTTTATCGCAAGTGCCAAAGAAGAGAGCGTGCGGACGATTTTAGAGATCGCTGAGCTTAAAAAAGCAAACGCCACGCTAGTTGTAACTGGCTGCCTAATGCAACGCTACCGCGACGAGCTAATGCGTGAGCTGCCTGAAGTCGATCTTTTTACAGGCGTTGGCGATTATGATAAGATAGATCAAATTTTGCTAAAAAAGACGAGCCTATTTAGCCCAGAAGTCTATCTGCAAAGCAGCGAAGAGCGAGTAATAACAGGCTCAAACTATCACGCCTACATCAAAATCGCCGAGGGCTGTAACCAGCGCTGCAGCTTCTGTGCGATACCGACCTTTAAAGGGCGACTAAAATCACGCTCTCTTGATGACATCGTGGGCGAAGTGCGGCGGCTTGTGAGCAAAGGATACTATGACTTTAGCTTTTTAAGCCAAGATAGCTCGAGCTATGGGCTTGATCGTGGCGAAAAGGACGGGCTAATAAATTTAATCTCTGCTATAGAGCAGATTGATGGCGTCAAAACCGCCCGCGTGCTGTATCTTTACCCCACGACTACGAGTAATGCCCTGATCGAGCGGATAGTCGCAAGCCCTAAATTTGTAAATTATTTTGATATGCCTATTCAGCACATTAGTGGGGCGATGCTACGCACTATGCGGCGTGGGGCGAGCGGGGAGCGTGTGCGTGAGCTGCTCTGCCTTATGCGAGCGGCTCCGCAGAGCTTTTTACGCACGGGCATTATCGTGGGGCACCCAGGTGAAAGAGAAGAGGATTTTAACGAGCTGTGTGAGTTTTTGGCTGAGTTTAAATTTGATAGAGTCTCAGCCTTTGCCTACTCACGAGAAGAGGACACGGCGGCTTTTGATATGCCACAGCTGCCTGTAAAAACGATCTCAAACAGGCTAAGCAAGATAGAAAAGCTAACGACTGCAACCATAGAACGAAGCCTGCGTGAGTGCGTGGGCGGCGAGTATGTCGCTAGCCTTGAGGGCGTTAGCAGCGAGGGGGAGATGTTTTACTCGGCCAAGCTAGCCCTGTGGGATAAGGACATAGACGGCGAAGTGCTAATAAACGATAGCGACGTGAGCGAGCTAAAAGTGGGCGGACGCTACCGCTGCCGTATCACAGACGCCACACCTACGCAGCTAATAGGCGAGATAATAGGCGAAGCGGAGTAGGGAGAGAGCTTGGTAAAGTTAAACTTTAAAAGACAGGAGTATCAACAAGAGTGCATAAGCAATATCATAGAAGTCCTAAAAGACTTTGACTTTAAATCAAAGGACAATCTAAGCTCCTGCCTTAGCGGGTTTTACAAATCTCATGGCGAGCTAAATTTTGGTATAAGTGGCAAAAAAAACCTAGATATTTTAATGGAGACAGGCACTGGCAAGACCTTTACCTACCTAAATGCGATATTTGAGATAAACAAAGTCTATGGCTGCAATAAATTTATCATTTTTTTACCTAGAAAGGCGATTTTAGAAGGCGTAAAGCAAAACATAAAGCTAAGCAAGGCCTATTTTTACGAGCAGTATCAAAAGCACATAAAGCTTTACGAGTATAACGACAAAAGCAGCCTAGGGCAGATAATAAGCCACTTTATAGGCGATGAGAATGAGTTTAGCCTGCTTATTCTCACTAGTTCTGCAGTAGATAAAAAAGACAACAATATCTTACACCAAAACCACGAAAGACTATTTTCAAACAAAAGCATTTTTGAACAAATCGCAGAGCTAAACCCCATCTGCTTTATCGATGAGCCGCACCTTTTAAAGGGAGATAAATTTACAAAAAGCTTCGATCAGCTAAACGCCCTATATTTTCGCTTTGGAGCGACATTTCCAAGCGAAGAAAACCACAAGATAAGCAACCTAATTTACGCCCTTGATAGCATATCAGCTTTTAGGCAGTATCTAGTAAAGCAAATAAACGTCCATACCATACTCTCAGAAAACGAAGAACCAAGCCTAACACAAATTCAAGCCAAGCAAAAAATAGCCAAATTTAGCCACTTTATAGACGGGGTTGAGTTTAAAACCGACGTAAAGCTAGGCGATGACGTGGGCGAAAAGCTAGACTACGCACCGCTTAGGGGGGTGAGCATAACAAGGCTTGAAGCTAAAAAAATATTTCTAAGCGATAAAACTTCAATCGCTCTAGCCGAGCAAAAATATCACCTAAGCGACGCCCAAGTAAGCCAGCTTTTAGCCAAAGCCATTGACCTACACTTTGAAAAAGAAAGAGCGCTTTTTAATCGCAACATAAAAGCCCTAAGCCTGTTTTTTATCCCAAACATAGCCGATTTTAAGGGTGAAAATCCAGCTATAAAGCTTGAGTTTGAAAGGCTATA belongs to Campylobacter sp. 19-13652 and includes:
- a CDS encoding tetratricopeptide repeat protein, with the translated sequence MNFLINLTKLSSLAFVLVLAGCAISFPSGKDNSGALPRVDQPTKPDKPSKKPIDESEITNDNKIGTATPTKDKPKDESVNLMQLLNGCETGDNRACVGAADEYLKAGKTSYAVGLFKRACEAGEESGCARLGQLYERGQGVANSPKRAIEIYRASCNRGGAESCYLLANAYRKGEFVGRDYALALEAYKSSCDAGNIRACANIGAMYEMGLGVDKDLKKAYNIYRVACNRGLDAVCEHMKELSLE
- a CDS encoding NAD(P)/FAD-dependent oxidoreductase — protein: MRKFDLIVIGFGKAGKTLAAKAASMGKKVALVEKSASMYGGTCINVGCIPSKKLLTLSEAAKAHSDKRAYFSSAMQAKDALISALRAKNYAMLNDLNGVEVINGVASFEDKESVKVKLGDGTEELLSAPNIIINSGSKDAKPKFEINSTIAYTSEQILSLSELPERLVVVGGGYIGLEMASIYSNFGSKVTILSRSNLLKNEDADIRESVIAALKAQGIIIYEGVQIESIGGDNVKFTRTQESFSLQADAFLLATGRQANTEELDLFNASIATDDAGNIIVNEFLQTSEPNIYAVGDVKGGELFTYISLDDYRIVFDHLYGSKKRSTKNRSVHASVVFMDTPLAKVGLSKEAAIKAGYNPTEISLPMAAVPGAKILGHDTGLLKAVVDASTHEILGASFHAVQAHEVINTLAVAMGFKASADFMKAQIFTHPSISEALNELFNKFN
- a CDS encoding type II secretion system protein, with the protein product MNFDGLLTQLGYNDDENTKELLKQVFNATNGLSVDSVVALNDHLKPLGAYVALSGSEPRLKIKLPSGETGDEAADVAVAWASKNKLGLRLINESTYYIIGRTE
- the prfB gene encoding peptide chain release factor 2: MDSYEYTELLKTLSTKVDNIAKVIRPSEIEQKLKEIEALEQDPAFWADPAQASSVGKQKSKLGSLLAKFNEASTALNDARELYELASSESDEETINALFGDAENLNEHITALEVSMLLSGDDDAKNAIVSIHPGAGGTESNDWASMVYRMYLRFCEREGYKVETLDFQEGDEAGLKDVSFIVRGENAYGYFKAENGIHRLVRTSPFDSAGRRHTSFCSVMVSPEIDDDIKIDIEEKDIRVDTYRASGAGGQHVNKTESAIRITHIPTGIVVQCQNDRSQHKNRATAMKMLKSRLYELELEKQNDAANAGEKSEIGWGHQIRSYVLFPYQQVKDNRSGAAYSQTDAILDGDIKKIIEAVLISQKSGTRGE
- the panC gene encoding pantoate--beta-alanine ligase; translated protein: MQIIKTTDELIKFKSTLSGSVGFVPTMGALHAGHASLISRSVSENAHTIVSVFVNPTQFLAGEDLDKYPRSQDADAKLCESLGASAVFMPSVDEIYGKNEPTMIAPKALASKLEGAIRPGHFDGVLCVLNKLFNLVSPTRAYFGKKDAQQLLIVQNFVKASFLSLKIVPCDIVRDSSGLALSSRNAYLSDAEKAKATALSRSLKAARKAIENGEQKASVIKELIASELAPISAEYIAITDTNLNELDAIKPGDTLILLAAKVGGVRLIDNEWV
- the rimO gene encoding 30S ribosomal protein S12 methylthiotransferase RimO, which translates into the protein MKLHLISLGCNKNLVDSEIMLGRLQHYTLTDEPSEADVIIVNTCGFIASAKEESVRTILEIAELKKANATLVVTGCLMQRYRDELMRELPEVDLFTGVGDYDKIDQILLKKTSLFSPEVYLQSSEERVITGSNYHAYIKIAEGCNQRCSFCAIPTFKGRLKSRSLDDIVGEVRRLVSKGYYDFSFLSQDSSSYGLDRGEKDGLINLISAIEQIDGVKTARVLYLYPTTTSNALIERIVASPKFVNYFDMPIQHISGAMLRTMRRGASGERVRELLCLMRAAPQSFLRTGIIVGHPGEREEDFNELCEFLAEFKFDRVSAFAYSREEDTAAFDMPQLPVKTISNRLSKIEKLTTATIERSLRECVGGEYVASLEGVSSEGEMFYSAKLALWDKDIDGEVLINDSDVSELKVGGRYRCRITDATPTQLIGEIIGEAE